AAGAACGTGATGACTATAACCCGCATTTTCATGTTTTAATTGCAGTAAATAAGTCATATTTTACAGATAAAAGATATTATATTAGCCAAAAAGAATGGCTTGAATTATGGCGTGACGTAACGGGAATTTCAGAAATTACACAAGTTCAAGTTCAAAAAATAAGACAAAATAACAATAAAGAGTTATATGAAATGGCTAAGTATTCTGGTAAAGATAGTGATTATTTAATAAATCAAAAAGTATTTGATGCATTCTATAAATCTCTTAAAGGTAAACAGGTATTAGTTTATTCAGGATTATTTAAAGATGCTAAAAAGAAATTAAAAAATGGAGATTTAGATTACTTAAAAGAAATTGATCCAACCGAATACGTGTATCAAATTTTTTACATGTGGAATAAAAATGAATATTTAGCGAGTGAAATTTTTGATTTAACAGACGAAGAAAAACAAAAAATAAATCATCAAATGATAAATGAAATTGAAGAAGAAAAATAAAAAACAAAACGCTACTCGAAAAAAAGAGTGAGCGTTTTTTGTTTTGTTAGAAAAAATTAAAGATG
This genomic window from Gammaproteobacteria bacterium contains:
- the rep(RC gene encoding Replication protein; this translates as MEKYTEKKRRNQVFQKFIERHVKEGQMDLIRECNTFLSFVADKTLEKQKLHKSNLCKNRFCPVCAWRKARKDALGLSLMMQYIKQKEDKQFIFLTLTTPNVTAEHLESEIKAYNHSFQKMFKRKKVISATKGYVRKLEITYNKERDDYNPHFHVLIAVNKSYFTDKRYYISQKEWLELWRDVTGISEITQVQVQKIRQNNNKELYEMAKYSGKDSDYLINQKVFDAFYKSLKGKQVLVYSGLFKDAKKKLKNGDLDYLKEIDPTEYVYQIFYMWNKNEYLASEIFDLTDEEKQKINHQMINEIEEEK